One window of Bacillus alkalicellulosilyticus genomic DNA carries:
- the zapA gene encoding cell division protein ZapA, translating into MRTTVSIYGQQYRVLSEEDPSHVTEVANVVDAKMRAIKKNNPYLDTTRLAVLTAVNIVDEYLKLQEKVNQLENQKKEENDG; encoded by the coding sequence ATGCGGACAACCGTCTCGATATACGGGCAACAATATAGAGTGTTAAGCGAAGAAGACCCATCCCATGTAACTGAAGTGGCGAATGTCGTTGATGCTAAAATGAGAGCAATTAAAAAGAACAACCCATATCTTGATACGACACGTTTAGCTGTACTAACTGCAGTTAATATTGTTGATGAGTATCTTAAATTACAAGAAAAAGTAAACCAGCTCGAAAACCAAAAGAAAGAGGAAAACGATGGTTAG
- the pheT gene encoding phenylalanine--tRNA ligase subunit beta — translation MLVSYRWLQQYLDLSDITPAEIAEKLTRGGIEVDFVHKLNKGISGVVIGHVLECSQHPNADKLNVCKVDIGEEETVQIVCGAKNVGAGQKVAVAKVGAVLPDNFKIKKAKLRGEVSQGMICSLQELGIEGKLVQKEYSEGIFVFANDVEVGTDALEELNLHDEILELDLTPNRADCLNMIGVAYEVGALFDRPITLPNPSYPESSEQASDLVSVKVEATEDNPYYGAKIIKGVKIGPSPQWLQNKLVAAGIRPISNVVDVTNFVLLEYGQPLHAFDFDRFGSKEVVVRRAHQDEEIITLDDEQRKLTTDLLVITNGKEPVAVAGVMGGATSEVQEDTTTILLEAAYFKGTTVRKASKDLGIRSEASVRYEKGVDPARVVGAADRAASLIVQLAGGEVLGGIVEAKAEAQLPLEKEITIAVDLINKRLGTAVTSDDVASIFTRLQFQFTQDESKFVVTIPTRRPDITIEEDLFEEVARLYGYDNIPTTLPVGATTPGTLSAYQQKRRAIRRYLETSGLNQAITYSLTSPQKAKGLAGENASYQPIQLAMPMSEDRSTMRTSLVPHLLDVISYNLNRKVQDVSVYEIGSIFLSKEQPITKQPEEKEMLAGAFTGLWVNHSWQGDKKPVDFFVAKGIIEGLFEQIGVADKVSFEQGEQPGLHPGRTATVSLGGELIGFVGQIHPSVQKDLDLTETYVFQLDLSALLKDADKVVIYENIPRYPSMARDIALVVDVDTPAQKLKDVIVSAGTNLLKSVKLFDLYQGQHMEEGKKSLAFSLTYVDPERTLTEEEVTSVHHNVLAKLEEIGATLRG, via the coding sequence ATGCTAGTATCTTATCGCTGGTTACAGCAATATTTAGATCTTTCCGACATCACTCCTGCCGAAATAGCTGAGAAGTTAACACGAGGCGGAATTGAAGTCGATTTTGTTCATAAGTTAAATAAAGGAATTAGTGGGGTAGTAATCGGGCATGTTCTTGAGTGTTCACAACATCCAAATGCTGACAAATTAAATGTATGTAAAGTGGATATTGGAGAAGAAGAAACGGTTCAAATCGTATGTGGTGCCAAAAACGTAGGAGCAGGCCAGAAAGTTGCTGTTGCTAAAGTTGGGGCTGTCTTACCAGATAATTTTAAAATTAAAAAGGCAAAGCTCCGCGGTGAAGTTTCACAAGGGATGATTTGTTCATTACAAGAGCTTGGTATCGAAGGAAAACTCGTTCAAAAAGAATATTCTGAAGGAATTTTTGTATTTGCGAATGATGTTGAAGTTGGTACGGATGCGCTAGAGGAACTTAATTTACATGATGAAATCCTTGAGCTTGATTTAACTCCAAACCGAGCAGATTGCTTAAACATGATTGGTGTAGCATATGAGGTAGGCGCTTTATTTGACCGTCCGATTACGCTACCGAATCCGAGCTATCCTGAAAGCAGTGAGCAAGCAAGTGATCTTGTATCAGTAAAAGTAGAAGCGACAGAAGATAATCCATATTATGGCGCTAAAATCATTAAAGGGGTAAAAATTGGTCCATCACCACAGTGGTTACAAAATAAACTTGTGGCAGCTGGAATTCGCCCGATTAGCAATGTAGTCGATGTAACTAATTTTGTATTGCTTGAGTATGGGCAACCACTACATGCTTTTGATTTTGACCGTTTTGGCTCAAAAGAAGTTGTTGTTCGAAGAGCCCATCAGGATGAAGAAATCATTACCCTTGATGACGAACAAAGAAAGCTAACAACAGACCTTCTCGTGATCACAAATGGGAAAGAGCCAGTTGCAGTTGCTGGTGTCATGGGTGGTGCAACTTCAGAAGTGCAAGAAGACACGACGACAATTTTACTTGAAGCTGCATACTTTAAAGGAACAACAGTAAGAAAAGCATCAAAAGACTTGGGCATTCGAAGTGAAGCGAGTGTGCGCTATGAAAAAGGGGTTGACCCTGCACGTGTAGTCGGTGCAGCAGACCGAGCAGCTTCCCTTATTGTTCAATTAGCTGGTGGCGAAGTGTTAGGTGGAATTGTTGAAGCCAAAGCCGAAGCTCAACTTCCATTAGAAAAAGAAATTACAATTGCCGTTGACCTTATAAATAAACGCTTAGGTACAGCAGTTACAAGCGATGATGTTGCTAGTATTTTTACAAGGCTACAATTCCAATTTACACAAGACGAGAGTAAGTTTGTCGTGACGATTCCGACAAGAAGACCTGATATTACGATTGAAGAAGATTTATTTGAAGAGGTTGCTCGTTTATATGGCTATGATAATATTCCGACAACATTGCCTGTAGGCGCAACGACTCCAGGAACATTATCAGCTTATCAGCAAAAACGTCGAGCGATCCGTCGCTATTTAGAAACATCAGGGTTAAATCAAGCGATTACGTATTCATTAACAAGCCCGCAAAAAGCAAAGGGTCTTGCAGGGGAAAATGCTAGCTATCAGCCAATCCAACTAGCGATGCCAATGAGTGAAGATCGAAGCACAATGAGAACGAGCTTAGTTCCTCATTTATTAGATGTAATTTCATATAATTTAAACAGAAAAGTGCAGGATGTCTCTGTTTATGAAATAGGGTCAATTTTTCTTTCCAAAGAACAACCGATTACAAAACAGCCTGAGGAAAAAGAAATGCTTGCAGGAGCATTTACAGGGCTTTGGGTTAATCATTCTTGGCAAGGAGATAAGAAGCCAGTTGATTTCTTTGTTGCAAAAGGAATCATTGAAGGATTGTTTGAACAAATAGGAGTGGCAGACAAAGTGTCGTTTGAACAAGGAGAACAACCTGGTCTACATCCAGGACGTACAGCAACCGTTTCCTTGGGCGGTGAATTGATTGGGTTTGTTGGACAAATTCATCCTAGCGTTCAAAAGGATCTAGACCTAACCGAAACATATGTGTTTCAGCTAGATTTATCTGCTTTATTAAAGGATGCGGATAAAGTTGTCATTTATGAAAACATTCCTAGATACCCATCCATGGCAAGGGATATTGCACTTGTAGTAGATGTAGATACACCGGCTCAAAAACTAAAAGATGTTATTGTATCTGCGGGAACAAATTTATTAAAAAGTGTAAAACTATTTGACTTATACCAAGGACAACATATGGAAGAAGGAAAAAAATCACTAGCCTTTTCATTAACGTATGTTGACCCAGAACGTACATTAACAGAGGAAGAAGTGACTTCTGTTCATCATAACGTTCTTGCAAAATTAGAAGAAATCGGTGCAACATTGCGAGGATAA
- the pheS gene encoding phenylalanine--tRNA ligase subunit alpha, translated as MKERLESLQQEALLKVEEAQDSKALQEVRVAYLGKKGPITEVLRGMGKLSAEERPLIGQMANDVRAAITEKLEQKEQELQEKEIEAQLASESIDVTLPGRPVQLGASHPLTNIVEQVEDIFIGMGFEVEEGPEVETDYYNFEALNLPKDHPARDMQDSFYFTNELLLRTQTSPVQARTMEKYQGKGPLKIICPGKVFRRDDDDATHSHQFMQIEGLYVDENVRMSDLKGVLELFAKKMFGEDRNIRLRPSFFPFTEPSVEVDVSCGICKGQGCRICKHTGWIEILGAGMVHPRVLEMSGFDSKKYSGFAFGMGVERLAMLKHDIDDIRHFYTNDLRFLQQFRRA; from the coding sequence ATGAAAGAGCGTTTAGAGAGCCTACAACAAGAAGCGCTACTAAAGGTTGAGGAAGCGCAAGATAGTAAAGCACTTCAAGAAGTGAGAGTGGCTTACTTAGGAAAAAAAGGACCAATTACCGAAGTGCTAAGAGGTATGGGCAAATTATCGGCAGAAGAGCGTCCCCTTATTGGTCAAATGGCGAATGATGTTAGAGCAGCCATTACTGAAAAACTGGAGCAGAAAGAACAAGAACTACAAGAGAAAGAAATTGAAGCACAGTTAGCAAGCGAAAGCATTGATGTGACGTTACCAGGTCGACCTGTTCAACTAGGCGCTTCTCATCCCCTTACAAATATTGTAGAGCAAGTCGAAGATATTTTTATTGGAATGGGATTTGAAGTTGAAGAAGGACCAGAGGTTGAGACGGATTACTATAACTTTGAAGCGTTGAATTTACCAAAAGATCACCCTGCACGGGACATGCAAGATTCTTTTTATTTTACTAACGAGTTATTACTTCGTACACAAACCTCTCCTGTTCAAGCCAGAACTATGGAGAAGTATCAAGGAAAAGGCCCGTTAAAAATAATCTGTCCGGGAAAAGTATTCCGTCGTGATGATGATGATGCTACACATTCTCATCAGTTCATGCAAATTGAAGGGCTTTATGTAGATGAGAACGTAAGAATGAGTGATTTAAAAGGTGTGTTAGAGCTATTTGCGAAAAAAATGTTCGGAGAAGACCGTAATATTCGTCTACGTCCTAGTTTCTTCCCGTTTACTGAACCATCTGTAGAAGTTGATGTCTCTTGTGGTATTTGTAAAGGCCAAGGCTGTCGAATTTGTAAGCATACCGGTTGGATCGAAATTCTAGGAGCGGGTATGGTTCATCCTCGTGTACTTGAGATGAGTGGTTTTGATTCTAAGAAATACAGTGGATTTGCTTTTGGTATGGGAGTCGAACGCTTAGCTATGCTAAAGCATGATATTGATGACATTCGCCATTTTTATACAAATGATTTACGATTTTTACAACAATTTAGAAGAGCGTAA
- a CDS encoding TrmH family RNA methyltransferase: MKRIESTSNQKVKQWKKLHTKKEREKTGLFIIEGVHLIEEALKSDLEIDTILADENFVFPPEWQAHNLDITYVTNAVLKEVSETLTPQGIIAVCRQLETADVDIQGGKYLLIDGVQDPGNVGTMIRTADAAGLTAVILGEGTVDVYNSKVIRATQGSLFHIPVYKGVLPEWIAACKQNNVPVFGTALEHASTYTAIEPQTDFALIVGNEGEGVSRGILEQTDQNLYVPLFGKAESLNVGVATGILLYYLRGA, encoded by the coding sequence ATGAAACGAATTGAGTCAACATCTAATCAAAAGGTAAAACAGTGGAAAAAATTACATACAAAAAAGGAGAGAGAAAAGACAGGACTATTCATTATTGAAGGAGTTCATCTCATCGAAGAAGCATTAAAATCTGATCTTGAAATAGATACGATTCTTGCAGATGAAAACTTTGTATTTCCTCCAGAATGGCAAGCTCATAATTTGGATATCACGTATGTCACCAACGCGGTGTTAAAAGAAGTCAGTGAGACATTGACGCCACAAGGAATCATTGCCGTTTGTAGACAACTAGAGACAGCAGATGTAGACATTCAAGGAGGAAAGTATCTTCTAATTGATGGTGTTCAGGACCCCGGCAATGTGGGTACGATGATTCGTACGGCAGATGCCGCTGGTTTGACTGCTGTCATTCTAGGTGAAGGAACAGTTGATGTCTATAATAGTAAGGTCATCCGTGCAACGCAAGGGTCTTTATTTCATATTCCCGTTTATAAAGGAGTACTTCCCGAGTGGATCGCCGCTTGTAAACAAAACAATGTTCCGGTTTTTGGGACAGCCCTTGAACATGCCAGCACATATACCGCGATTGAACCCCAAACCGACTTTGCATTGATAGTAGGGAACGAAGGGGAAGGAGTAAGCCGCGGCATTTTAGAACAAACCGACCAAAACCTGTATGTACCTTTATTTGGAAAAGCAGAATCTTTAAATGTAGGAGTAGCAACAGGTATTCTATTGTATTACTTACGTGGAGCCTAA
- the sspI gene encoding small acid-soluble spore protein SspI, whose protein sequence is MSFNLRNAILANISGSNESDVEATITDAIQSGEEKMLPGLGVLFEVYWSNATQEQKNEMISQISNGLQ, encoded by the coding sequence ATGAGCTTTAATCTACGTAATGCAATTTTAGCAAATATCTCTGGAAGTAATGAAAGTGACGTCGAAGCCACGATTACTGATGCTATCCAGAGTGGTGAGGAAAAAATGCTTCCTGGCCTTGGGGTTTTATTCGAAGTGTATTGGAGCAATGCCACACAAGAACAAAAGAACGAAATGATCTCACAAATTTCAAACGGACTACAATAA
- a CDS encoding M42 family metallopeptidase: MTKAQDPTLQMFKELTDANGIPGNEKEPRDVMRRYIEPLADEVYTDRLGSLVAKKTGTADGPKIMLAGHLDEIGFMITHIDDKGFLKFQTVGGWWEQVMLAQRVTVMTKNGNIPGVIGSKPPHILTPDARKKSMDKKDMFIDIGASSKEEAKEFGVRPGDSVVPVCDFTVMKNEKLLMAKAWDNRIGCAIAIEVLRQLQGVDHPNTVYGVGTVQEEVGLRGAKTSTHLIQPDIGFAVDVGIAGDTPGVTDKEALAKIGEGPQIIIYDASMVSHKGLRDFVTDTADDVNIPYQLDYVAGGGTDSGAIHLTANGVPALSITIATRYIHTHAAILHRDDFENAVKLIVEVIKRLDSETVKKITFD; encoded by the coding sequence ATGACAAAGGCACAAGATCCAACTTTACAAATGTTTAAAGAGTTAACAGATGCGAATGGGATTCCAGGCAATGAAAAAGAACCAAGGGATGTCATGAGACGTTATATTGAACCTTTGGCTGATGAAGTGTACACGGACCGTCTTGGAAGTTTAGTGGCGAAAAAGACGGGTACAGCCGATGGACCTAAAATCATGCTGGCAGGTCACCTTGATGAAATAGGTTTTATGATCACACATATTGATGATAAGGGGTTTTTAAAGTTTCAAACGGTAGGTGGATGGTGGGAGCAAGTGATGCTCGCGCAACGAGTTACCGTTATGACTAAAAACGGAAATATACCTGGTGTTATTGGTTCAAAACCACCACATATTTTAACACCAGATGCTAGAAAAAAATCAATGGATAAAAAAGATATGTTTATTGATATTGGTGCTTCAAGTAAAGAAGAGGCAAAAGAGTTTGGTGTTCGACCAGGAGATTCAGTTGTACCTGTTTGTGATTTTACCGTAATGAAAAATGAAAAACTATTGATGGCCAAAGCGTGGGACAATCGAATTGGGTGTGCGATTGCGATTGAAGTGTTACGTCAATTACAAGGCGTTGACCATCCGAACACGGTATACGGTGTAGGAACAGTACAAGAAGAAGTAGGATTACGTGGAGCAAAGACGTCAACTCATTTAATTCAACCTGATATCGGATTTGCTGTTGATGTTGGTATTGCCGGTGATACCCCAGGAGTGACTGACAAGGAAGCATTAGCAAAAATCGGAGAAGGACCACAAATCATTATTTATGATGCTTCAATGGTTTCTCATAAGGGTCTAAGAGACTTTGTCACAGATACCGCCGATGATGTAAACATTCCGTATCAGCTTGATTATGTGGCTGGCGGAGGAACGGATTCAGGAGCGATTCATTTGACCGCTAATGGTGTCCCAGCCTTGTCTATTACAATAGCAACTCGATATATCCACACGCATGCTGCGATTCTTCACCGTGATGACTTTGAGAATGCTGTAAAGTTAATAGTTGAAGTCATTAAACGTTTAGATAGTGAGACGGTCAAAAAGATTACGTTTGATTGA
- a CDS encoding dUTP diphosphatase, with amino-acid sequence MNLQALFTMQKELDDRIMREHQLLGKDVLLEKILALEVELGELANETRCFKYWSQKPPADRDVILEEYVDGIHFILSIGLTIGYTDVTYNQVASTDRLVTSFQLVFDDITKFNQERSRERFEVLFQSYMNLGIALGFTEDEIEKAYNQKNEVNHLRQDEGY; translated from the coding sequence ATGAATTTACAAGCTTTATTTACCATGCAAAAAGAATTAGATGATCGGATAATGAGAGAACACCAGTTACTAGGAAAGGATGTCTTGTTAGAAAAAATCCTAGCATTAGAAGTGGAGCTTGGAGAATTAGCAAATGAGACAAGGTGTTTTAAATATTGGAGTCAAAAACCACCAGCTGACCGAGATGTTATTCTTGAAGAATATGTGGATGGAATCCACTTTATTTTATCGATTGGATTGACTATCGGCTATACGGATGTAACGTATAACCAAGTAGCTTCTACTGACCGATTAGTGACAAGTTTTCAGCTTGTGTTTGATGACATCACTAAGTTTAATCAGGAGCGTTCAAGGGAAAGGTTTGAAGTATTATTTCAATCTTATATGAACTTAGGAATCGCACTTGGCTTTACGGAAGATGAGATTGAAAAGGCGTATAATCAAAAAAATGAAGTCAACCATCTCCGCCAAGATGAGGGATATTAG
- a CDS encoding sigma-w pathway protein ysdB, whose translation MVLLFRLLIVIATIVLIYSVIKYFLNPKRKLELAHQNGQFYFHDEKSNVRKNFLLTYKGVLFEGEKYLGTTDMAFEIVSIVIWPKHTERLQGLDREDFAVIEKEIIIHYPNAKIEWKSPVKEFLLK comes from the coding sequence ATGGTATTGCTCTTTCGTTTACTTATAGTCATTGCGACCATTGTACTCATTTATAGTGTGATTAAATACTTTTTAAATCCAAAACGTAAACTAGAGCTTGCTCACCAAAACGGTCAGTTTTATTTTCATGATGAAAAATCAAATGTTCGAAAAAATTTTCTTTTAACATATAAAGGCGTATTATTTGAAGGCGAAAAATATCTTGGTACGACGGATATGGCATTTGAAATCGTTTCGATCGTAATTTGGCCAAAACATACGGAACGCCTCCAGGGGTTAGACCGAGAAGATTTTGCTGTTATCGAAAAAGAGATCATCATCCATTATCCAAATGCAAAAATCGAATGGAAGAGTCCAGTGAAAGAGTTTTTATTAAAATAA
- a CDS encoding TVP38/TMEM64 family protein produces the protein MEQATETIFRFIEESGWLAPVFFILFHMFRQLLFIPVLLVCLIGGYLFGIVHGTVYSLIGMTIVSMSFYYIVQLFPSILPKIRKIKAKWFGDEEHSFHISQLMIIRLMPFIHFHLTSLYLVESTKSLKEYTKLSFYSLIPAAFTFTAFGHIISELPVFVAGGLVVILGVMFYLIGRKDIMLKCNEWISARFSQH, from the coding sequence ATGGAACAAGCTACTGAAACCATTTTTCGTTTTATTGAAGAAAGCGGATGGTTAGCCCCGGTCTTTTTTATTCTATTTCATATGTTTAGGCAATTGCTTTTTATTCCTGTGTTACTTGTTTGTTTAATAGGTGGTTATTTATTTGGTATTGTTCATGGAACGGTGTATTCTCTCATTGGGATGACAATCGTTAGTATGTCGTTTTATTATATTGTTCAGTTGTTTCCAAGTATTCTACCAAAAATTCGTAAGATTAAAGCGAAGTGGTTCGGAGATGAGGAACATTCTTTTCATATTAGTCAATTGATGATTATTCGATTAATGCCATTTATTCATTTTCATTTAACTTCTTTATATCTAGTTGAATCTACCAAGTCACTTAAAGAATATACGAAGCTATCGTTTTATTCATTGATTCCAGCAGCATTTACATTTACTGCATTTGGTCATATTATTAGTGAGTTACCTGTCTTCGTTGCAGGCGGACTTGTTGTTATACTTGGAGTGATGTTCTACCTTATTGGAAGAAAAGACATTATGCTCAAATGCAATGAATGGATATCGGCAAGGTTTAGTCAACATTAA
- a CDS encoding DUF1294 domain-containing protein — MIEYYIIGMNVVALAIMGYDKQCAKLRKSRVSERTLFSLAMIGGSIGILLGMRVFRHKTKKPSFQFGIPAILLLQIAGIVLVKWLIT; from the coding sequence ATGATTGAATACTATATAATAGGAATGAATGTAGTAGCTCTAGCAATCATGGGCTACGATAAGCAATGTGCTAAATTAAGAAAAAGTAGAGTTTCAGAACGTACGTTATTTTCCTTAGCTATGATTGGAGGGTCTATCGGGATACTGCTAGGAATGAGGGTGTTTCGCCATAAAACGAAAAAGCCATCTTTCCAATTTGGCATCCCAGCCATTTTATTGCTTCAAATCGCAGGAATTGTGCTCGTAAAGTGGCTGATTACCTAA
- the rplT gene encoding 50S ribosomal protein L20, whose amino-acid sequence MPRVKGGYVARRRRKKVLKLAKGYHGSKHRLFKTAQGQVMKSLLYAYRDRRQKKRDFRKLWITRINAAARMNGLSYSRLMHGLKIAEINVNRKILADLAINDEKAFAELASKAKASLNS is encoded by the coding sequence ATGCCAAGAGTCAAGGGCGGATATGTAGCTCGTCGTCGTCGTAAGAAAGTATTAAAGTTAGCAAAAGGTTACCACGGTTCGAAACACCGTTTATTTAAAACAGCACAAGGTCAGGTAATGAAGTCATTACTTTATGCATACCGTGACCGTCGTCAAAAGAAACGTGATTTCCGTAAACTATGGATCACACGTATCAACGCAGCAGCTCGTATGAACGGATTATCTTATAGCCGTTTAATGCATGGATTAAAAATTGCTGAAATTAACGTTAACCGTAAAATTTTAGCAGACCTTGCAATTAACGATGAAAAAGCATTTGCTGAATTAGCTTCTAAAGCAAAAGCAAGCTTAAATTCATAA
- the rpmI gene encoding 50S ribosomal protein L35 — translation MPKMKTHKGAAKRFKKTGSGKLKRARAFTSHLFANKSTKQKRKLRKASMVHSGDFKRIRAMLTYKK, via the coding sequence ATGCCTAAAATGAAAACACATAAAGGCGCTGCAAAGCGTTTTAAGAAAACGGGTTCTGGAAAATTAAAGCGTGCACGTGCGTTTACAAGTCACTTATTTGCTAACAAATCTACAAAGCAAAAACGTAAATTACGTAAAGCAAGCATGGTTCATTCTGGTGATTTCAAACGAATTAGAGCAATGTTAACGTACAAAAAATAA
- the infC gene encoding translation initiation factor IF-3, with translation MFINESIRAREVRLIGANGDQIGVKTKQEALEMAQNANLDLVMVAPNAKPPVCRIMDFGKFRYEQQKKEKEARKNQKITTLKEVRFSPTIEDHDFNTKLRNARKFLTKGDKVKAAIRFRGRAITHSQIGRVVLERLAKECEDIAIIESSPKMEGRSMFLVLAPKAENK, from the coding sequence ATGTTCATTAACGAGAGCATTCGCGCTCGTGAAGTTCGTCTCATCGGTGCCAATGGTGATCAGATTGGAGTTAAGACAAAACAAGAAGCATTAGAAATGGCTCAAAATGCAAACCTTGATTTGGTTATGGTTGCACCTAATGCTAAACCGCCTGTCTGTCGGATTATGGACTTTGGTAAGTTTAGATATGAGCAACAAAAGAAAGAAAAAGAAGCACGTAAAAATCAAAAAATAACGACTTTAAAAGAAGTTCGTTTTAGTCCTACGATTGAGGACCATGATTTCAACACGAAGCTTCGAAATGCAAGAAAATTCCTGACAAAAGGCGATAAAGTAAAAGCAGCGATTCGTTTCCGAGGTCGTGCAATTACTCATTCACAAATCGGGAGAGTCGTGTTAGAGCGATTAGCCAAAGAATGTGAAGATATCGCAATCATTGAATCTTCGCCTAAAATGGAAGGTCGAAGCATGTTTTTAGTCTTAGCTCCTAAAGCTGAAAATAAGTAG